TCAGGCGGAATATTTGTATTTGTTCTAGATCCTTCCAAAGTAACCATGCGAATGCGTTTGTCTGTTTTTGCAAAATTCAAAACAATATCATAAACTTCCTTTTCTGATCTCATTTTTATCTCCTCCAATTATTGAAATAGGTGTGAAACCATTTTAGGGCTTTCCCGCCTTGATTACCCTTTAGCAAAGACGGGCGGGACTGTCAACGGCGGCGCATGAAATGCGCCGTTCATCTTGACCATTGACTGGCTCGGCTGGCTTTGCTATTTATTTTCTAAACTTTTATGCTTGTAGTTTTCGAGTTTCTTTCAGAATTGTTTAAGAATTTTTCAAATAGTATTCATTCAATATATCTGCTAAGGCTTTTGGATTTTCTTCATTGACAACATGGCCTGTATTCTCAATAATTTTCAATTCTGCGCTTCTAATACTTTGTGATAAGTAATCCGCTGATTTCATATTTGCACTGTCTTTCTTTCCGCAAAGAATTAAAGTGGGGCACTTAATATTTTTCACCCTATCACTGAAATCTAAATTCTTCATAGTGTCCCCTAAAGCAAATGTGTTCTTTTTATCAAATGCCATAGTTTCAAAAATAGATTTTGGTAAAAATCTGAAAATTATATTTTGAAAACTAAATGCTACTTTCGGGACTTTATATGGCGTTCCGATTAAAACTAATGTTTTCACTTTTTGCGGGAAATCCAAAGCAAAATTCAGAGCCAAAAAT
This genomic window from Pusillibacter faecalis contains:
- a CDS encoding alpha/beta fold hydrolase, with amino-acid sequence MALNFALDFPQKVKTLVLIGTPYKVPKVAFSFQNIIFRFLPKSIFETMAFDKKNTFALGDTMKNLDFSDRVKNIKCPTLILCGKKDSANMKSADYLSQSIRSAELKIIENTGHVVNEENPKALADILNEYYLKNS